Sequence from the Chengkuizengella sediminis genome:
GTTCGACTTGCATGTATTAGGCACGCCGCCAGCGTTCGTCCTGAGCCAGGATCAAACTCTCCATTAAAGAGTTGCAATCTTACGACCACAACCATTTAGAGCGCTTGGCTCATTCTTTGTTGCATGTTATATCCGGGTTTGAAAAATAATTCTCATTACTTTTCAATGTAATTATCGATTCATTTTGTTCAGTTTTCAAGGAACTTATTTTCGCGACATTTCCACATAAATTCTTTTGTAGGATTTTGTCGTGACAAGAAATAATATTAACAAACGTTTAATCTAAATGCAAGTTATTTTTTTCTTGTTTTTTACCGCAAAATTGTTTGCTCTTCATGGCGGCAAGAAATAATATACCATGAATGATCTCTTTAATGCAATGAGAATTTATTCCAATTCGAGTTTTTATATTAGACTAAAAAACTTTATTGGTCATTTTTTCTAAAAACAACTTTTAAATTGACAGTTCATTCAATATAATAAAAGTATGTATAAAAACAATATGAATAAGGAAAGTGAATATGTATGCTTCAACTCTCACATCATGAAGATGTTTTAGGTGCTAAAACAGTAGTTCCCGCCATAGGTTTTCAAGTAAACGTCTATTTTTACATAATAGATGGTTTATTGGTCGATACAGGTCCACGTAGAGGAAAAAAAGATACTATTCCTTTTTTAAAACAAAACAATATAAATCAAGTAATTATTACTCATCATCATGAGGATCATACTGGTTTAGCTCCTTGGATCGCCAAACATAAACAAATTCCAATATATGCTCACCAATCAGGTCTGAAGCTATGTAGTAAAAATGGAAAGATGCCATATTACCGAAGATATTTTTGGGGGAAACGAGCGGGGTTTAATGCGTCAAAACTTAATTCAACCTTTGAAACAAACAAATATAAATATAAAGTTATTCATACCCCTGGGCATGCTGATGATCATATCGTTCTTTTGGATGAGGAAAACGGAAGGTTATTTAGCGGAGATCTGTATGTATTAGGTAAACCACAAAGTATATGGAACTTTGAAAATATGCCTCTCTTAATGGATTCTTTAAGGAATGTTTTGACATATGACTTTTCTACAGTTTATTGCTGTCATGCTGGGATATTGAAAGATGGCAAACATAAACTGCAATTAAAACTCAACTATTTGGAAGAATCCCAAGCAAAAATAATAGAACTGCATAAGGAAGGAAAGAGCAATAAGGAAATAGCCGATGAGCTTTTTCCCCATAAAAACATGTTAAACTATTTTTCTTTTTTTGATACCTCTCCCCTACACTTAGTGAAATCCATGCTTTCTTAAAATACAAACTGAAAACCGAATGCAGTGATCTGCATTCGGTTAAAATTCCATAAATAAAATTCATCGCTAGTTATTTGAACAAGTCTCTTCTTCTTCTAAATGACCTGAACGTTTTATTTTTGTCTCAAGATAGTTCTCGTTAAACTCCGAAACATCTCCCCAAAGTGGCTTCCTATCTGAAACTTTTAATCCAGCATTTTTCAACGCTTTAAGCTTTTTCGGGTTATTAGTCATAAGTGTAACTGGTTTGGATCTTAATGTTTTAAGCACTTGTATAGCATCATCATAATTTCTTGAATCATCAACAAAACCTAAACTTTCATTTGCATCAACCGTGTCATATCCATTTTCTTGAAGTATATAAGCCATTGCTTTACTAAACAATCCAATTCCTCTTCCTTCATGGTTAGCTAAATAAAATAAAGCACCCGTTCCATTATCTACTATCATTTTCATAGACTGTTTCAATTGATATCCACAGTCACATCGTTTACTACCAAATATATCTCCTGTATGACAAATAGAATGCATCCTTATGATTGCATCATCTCCATATGAAAAATCACCATATGCTAAAACGCTTGACTGCTGTAGCTCAGCTAAATTAACAGAGGATAATTTTTCAATGATTCTCTCGTAGTTTTCCGTTACTTCTTCACAATTTAACCAGCAATACCATTTAAAATTGACAGTTTCCCCGTAAAGATTAACAGGTAGTTCAATAGGGCCGACTAAATAAATCGCCCCTTTTTTCGATTTGATAAGTTCAATTTTATCTTCAAGTAAGGACAGAACTTTTGATTCCAATTTCGATTGTGTCATAAGTTTCTATGCCTCTTTCTACACTTTGTGTTATATAAGTCTTATCCATTTTCTATGTTTTAAAGATATTATGTGTATCCATAAAAAAACAATACGTTTGAGATGAAAGATACCATCATGTTTATCAACATTTAGGATTCATGTTCCTATTTTATCTCTGCCAAAAACTCCATTTCATTTAAGATTTGAATGCCTAGATCGGTAGCTTTTTTTAATTTACTTCCCGCTTTCTCCCCAGCAATTAAAAAGTCTGTATTTTTAGAAACACTTCCCGTGACTTTAGCTCCAAACTTCTCTAATTTCTCCGCCGCTTCTTTACGCCCTAACTCATGTAATGTTCCTGTAATGACAACCGTTTTATCTTTAAAAATATTATCTTTAATTTCTTCGGGTTGTTCCACTTCTGATTCAGGATTTACACCTGCATCAAGCATTCGCTCAATACTTGATTTAATAATTGGGTTTTGAAAAAACGAAACAATACTATCTGCCACAATATCACCTACATCATGCAGCTCTATCAACTGTTCTTGTGTGGCACTCATGACACTCTCTAAACTTTTATAATGCTCAGCAATTAATTTAGTCGTAGTAA
This genomic interval carries:
- a CDS encoding MBL fold metallo-hydrolase; the protein is MLQLSHHEDVLGAKTVVPAIGFQVNVYFYIIDGLLVDTGPRRGKKDTIPFLKQNNINQVIITHHHEDHTGLAPWIAKHKQIPIYAHQSGLKLCSKNGKMPYYRRYFWGKRAGFNASKLNSTFETNKYKYKVIHTPGHADDHIVLLDEENGRLFSGDLYVLGKPQSIWNFENMPLLMDSLRNVLTYDFSTVYCCHAGILKDGKHKLQLKLNYLEESQAKIIELHKEGKSNKEIADELFPHKNMLNYFSFFDTSPLHLVKSMLS
- a CDS encoding GTP cyclohydrolase II, translated to MTQSKLESKVLSLLEDKIELIKSKKGAIYLVGPIELPVNLYGETVNFKWYCWLNCEEVTENYERIIEKLSSVNLAELQQSSVLAYGDFSYGDDAIIRMHSICHTGDIFGSKRCDCGYQLKQSMKMIVDNGTGALFYLANHEGRGIGLFSKAMAYILQENGYDTVDANESLGFVDDSRNYDDAIQVLKTLRSKPVTLMTNNPKKLKALKNAGLKVSDRKPLWGDVSEFNENYLETKIKRSGHLEEEETCSNN